The Streptomyces sp. ICC1 DNA window GCCCAGGCCGGCAGCGACACCCGCCTCGACAAGGTCGTCTCCAGCCTCGTCGCCGGCTCCGGCGCCGACCAGACCGACCAGCTCGGCGGCTTCGCCATCCGCTACGTCCTGGTCCGCGACGGGGCCCCCGCGGAGATCGGCCGCGTCCTCGACGCCACCCCGGGCCTCAGCCGCCTCAGCAAGCTCGAAGGCAGCGCCCTGTGGCGCGTCGACCGGCAGGTCGCCCGCGCCGTCATCGTCCCCGCCAAGCCCGGCGAGGCCCCCATCCCCGTCGCCTCCGGCCCCGTCGAGGCCCACACCAAGATCCCGGCGGGCGAAGCGGGCCGCGTGCTGCGCATCGCGGACCAGACCTCCCCCGGCTGGCAGGCCACCCTCGACGGCAAGCCCCTCAAGGCCAAGACGCTGGACGGCTGGGCCCAGGGCTTCGAGCTCCCCGCCGACGGCGGCCGCCTCGACCTCGTCCACCAGGACGCCCTCACCCGGACCGCCTGGCACTGGGCGCAGGGCCTGCTCGCGCTGGTCCTGCTCGTGATGGCCCTGCCGGGCCGCCGCACCAGCCTCGACGACGACCTCCCCGAGGAGGAGGCCGCGCCCGCCGAGGAGGCCGGGGAGGGCCGCCGCGCCCGCCGGCTGCGCGACCAGGCCGAGGCGGAGGCCGCGGCCCCCGCCGAGGCGGCCGTCGCCGCCGACCCGTACGCCCAGATCCCGGCGCAGCAGCCGTACGGGCAGGACGCCTACGGCGAGGACGCCTACGCCTACCAGCAGGCCTACGGGGACCAGGGCGGCTACGCCTACGGGCAGCAGGAAGCCCAGCCCCAGCAGCCCCAGCAGCCCGGCTACCCGTACGAGCAGCCGCAGCAGTACGACCGGCAGCCGTACCAGGAGCAGCAGCAGTACCCCTACCCGTACCCGCCGTACGAGGCGCAGCCGCAGCCGCATCCGTCGCACGAGCCGTACGAGTCCTACGAGCCATACGACCCCTACGGACAGCACGACGGACAGCAGGACGGGCAGCACGCCCCGCGTCCGGACGGGAGCCCCCAGCAGTGAAGCAGCGCGTACCCCTGACGCTCGCCGCCGTCACGGCGGCGCTGGCCGCCGTCACCGGCCTCGCCGCGCTCACCGCGCCCGCCGCGGGCCGGGCGGCCGCGGCCGCCCCGGCCGGCGGGGAAGCGGCCCGGATGCCGGTCGAGCGGTCCCTGCTGGTGTGCCCCGCGCCCAGCACCTCCGACATCGCCGAGACCGTGTACACGGCGTTCACCCCGGGCGCGGCCGCCGCCGGCGGCAAGGGCTCCGCCCGGCTGCTCGGCGCGACCAAGGACGCCAAGCCCGTACTGGAGCTCAAGGAGCCCGGGAAGCCGCTGGGCGCCAAGGCCTCGGGCGCCGAAGCCCCCGCGCTCACCGGCACCGCCGACGGATTCCTCGCTCCCGGCTGGAGCGCGCAGCAGACCACGGTCGTCTCCGTCGGCCGCACCCGCGGCGTGCTCGGCGTCGGCTGCACCGCGCCCGGCACCGACTTCTGGTTCCCCGGCGTGAGCACCGCCAAGGGGCGCGAGGACTACGTCCACGTCACCAACCCCGACGACACGGCCGCCGTGGTCGACATCAAGCTGTTCGGCCCCGACGGCGCGGTCAAGACCGAAGCGGGCACCAGCGAGAACATCCGGATCGACCCCAAGTCCAGCAAGGCGATCGCCCTGTCCTCCCTGGCCCCCGGCGCCCAGATCGCGGACGTCACGGCCCACGTGACGACCCGCGCGGGCCGGGTCGGAGCCACCGCCCAGGCGGGCGAGGAGGGCGTCGGCGCCGACTGGCTGCCCGCCTCCGTCGACCCGTCGGGCACGCTCGTCCTGCCCGGCATCCCGGCGGACGCCACCTCCGTACGGCTGGTCGCCTTCGCGCCCGGCGAGGAGGACGCGGACCTGAAGGTCAGGCTGGCCGGGCCGGGCGGCTCGATCAGCCCGGCGGGCAACGAGCAGCTGCACGTCAAGGCGGGCATGACCGCCAGCGCCGACCTCAAGGACGTCACCCGGGGCGAGGCGGGCTCGCTCGTGCTGTCCCCGGCCGACGGCAAGCAGGCCGTGCCGGTGGTCGCGGCGGTACGGATCGTCCGCGGCAGCGGAGCCAAGCAGGACATCGGCTTCGTCCAGGCGGCCGCCCCGGTGGGCACCCGGGCGACCGTCCCCGACAACCGCGCCGACGAGAACGCGACGGTGCTCTCGCTGACGGCCGCGTCCGGAGCCGACGCCAAGGTCAAGGTGACGGCCTCACCGGGCACGGAGGGCGGCGAGCCGGCCTCCCAGGAGGTCACGGTCAAGGCGGGCACCACGCAGAACATCACCCTCGCCCCGGCGGGCGGCAAGGGCGCCTACGCCCTGACGGTGGAGACCCTCTCCGGCGGCCCGGTCCACGCGGCCCGCACCCTGACCCTGCCGCGCGACGGCATCCCGATGTTCACGGTCCAGACCCTCTCGGACGACCGCTCGACGGTCTCGGTCCCCCGTGCCACCCAGGACCTCTCGGTCCTGACGGACTGAACCGGCGGGATCCGAGAGAGCGGCCGGTCCGGCCTAGTCCTGTCCGTACCGCGGATCCACCGTCTCGGGTGACAGCCCCAGCAGCTCCGCCACCTGCTCCACCACGATCTCGTGGACGAGCCGCGCCTTCTCGTCCCGCGACTTCGTCCGGATCTCCACCGGCCGGCGGAACACCACGATCCGGGCCGCCCGCCCGCCCGCCGCCTCGACCAGCGCGCCCAGCGGCACCGCCTCGTCGTTCCACCCCGCGTCCGCCCCGCCCGGCGGACCGGGCACGTCGCCGACCAGGAACTCCACCTCCGCCAGCTGCGGCCAGCGCCGCTCCAGGCGCTCCACGGAGTCCCGTACGAGGTCGCCGAAGAGCTCCGACCGGCTCGCGGACAGCGGCACCTGCGGCGGGGCCACGGGCCCGCGCATCCCCCGTCCGTGGCGGTCGCGCCGGCGCGCCCGCGGTTCACCGCCCCCGGAGCCGCCGGGCAGCGAAGGGGAAGGCAGGGAAGGGGGAGGCAGGGTGCTGTCCGTCACCCCCGCAGCGTAGCCCGCACGTCCCCCACCGGGCGGGGGCGATCGGCCGACACGGGAGAGTGCCCGGCGGGGGAGTCGTCGCGGCCCGGTCAAGAGTGCGGTAGCGTCCAACGTCGTGAGCCTTGTACGTCGCTGTTCGCGCACCGCGTGCGGCCGCCCTGCCGTCGCGACACTGACGTACGTCTACGCCGATTCGACCGCAGTTCTCGGCCCGCTCGCCACCTACGCCGAACCCCACTGCTACGACCTGTGCGCCGAGCACTCGGAGCGCCTGACCGCCCCGCGCGGCTGGGACGTCGTACGCCTCACCGACGGGTCCGCACCCTCCCGGCCCACCGGCGACGACCTCGAAGCCCTCGCCAACGCCGTACGGGAGGCCGCCAGGCCCCCGGAACGCGCGGCCGGCGCGGGAGGCGGCGCAGGTCAGGGCGGTCACACCGGCGGAGAGACACGCCGCGGACACCTGCGCGTCCTGCGCTCGCCGGACTCCTGACACTCAGATCGTCCGAAAAGAGACTCGGCGCCCACGGTAGGTTTGCCCCACCGCACATCACCTTCAGGAGGGCAGGCAGTGGCCACCGATCTTTCGAACATCGTCAAGGCTTACGACGTACGAGGTGTCGTACCGGACGAGTGGGACGAGCCGCTGGCCGAACTGTTCGGTGCCGCGTTCGTCGAGGTGACCGGAGCGACCGCGATCGTCATCGGTCACGACATGCGCCCCTCCTCGCCCGGCCTGTCCACCGCCTTCGCCCGCGGCGCGGCCGCCCGCGGCGTCGACGTCACCCTGATCGGGCTGTGCTCCACCGACCAGCTCTACTACGCCTCCGGCAAGCTGGACCTGCCCGGCGCCATGTTCACGGCCTCGCACAACCCGGCCCGGTACAACGGCATCAAGCTCTGCCGGGCCGGCGCCGCCCCCGTGGGCCAGGACACCGGCCTCTCCGCCGTCCGCGAGCTCGTCGAGCGCTGGAGCGACGAGGGCGCCCCCGAGATCCCCGCCGGCACCGTCCCGGGCACCGTCACCGAGCAGGACAGCCTCCCCGGCTACGCCGCCCACCTCAAGGGCCTGGTGGACCTCGCCGCCATCCGCCCCCTCAAGGTCGTCGTCGACGCGGGCAACGGCATGGGCGGCCACACCGTCCCCACCGTCTTCGAGGGCCTCCCGCTCGACCTCGTCTCCATGTACTTCGAACTGGACGGGACCTTCCCCAACCACGAGGCCAACCCCCTCGACCCGAAGAACATCGTCGACCTCCAGGCCCGCGTGAAGGCCGAGGGCGCCGACCTCGGCATCGCCTTCGACGGCGACGCCGACCGCTGCTTCATCGTGGACGAGCGCGGCGAGGGCGTCTCCCCGTCCGCCATCACCGCCCTCGTCGCCGCCCGCGAGCTGGCCCGCAACGGCGGCACCGGCACCGTGATCCACAACCTGATCACCTCCTGGTCCGTACCCGAGGTCGTCCGCGAGAACGGCGGCACCCCCGTCCGCACCCGCGTCGGTCACTCCTTCATCAAGGAGGAGATGGCCAAGTCCGGCGCCATCTTCGGCGGCGAGCACTCGGCGCACTACTACTTCAAGGACTTCTGGAACGCGGACACCGGCATGCTCGCCGCGCTCCACGTCCTCGCGGCCCTCGGCGGCCAGGACGGCCCCCTCTCCGAGCTGGTCTCCTCCTACGACCGCTACGCGGGCTCGGGCGAGATCAACTCCACGGTCGCCGACCAGGCCGGCCGCCTGGCCGCCGTCAAGGCCGCATACGGCTCCGCCCCCGGCGTCACCCTCGACGAGCTCGACGGCCTGACCGCCACGGCCGCCGACTGGTGGTTCAACCTGCGCGCCTCCAACACCGAGCCGCTCCTGCGCCTCAACGTCGAGGCCCGCGACACCGCGACCCTCGAAAAGGTCCGCGACGAGGTCCTCGCGCTCGTCCGCGCCTAGTGCTGTGACCAGACCCGCACCGTCCGAGATCCCGGGCCCAAGATGATCCGCCGGGCCGCGTACAGCGCGGCCCGGCGGTACGCTGACCTGGCCCAATCCGCATGTTCGAAGGGAAGCCCCCCATGCCGCTCGAAGCCGGCCTTCTGGAGATCCTCGCCTGCCCCGCCTGCCACTCGCCCCTCGAGGACAAGTCGGCCGACGAGCAGACCCCCGAGCTGATCTGCACCGGAGGCAAGGACTGCGGTCTCGCCTACCCGGTCCGCGACGGCATCCCGGTGCTCCTCGTCGACGAGGCGCGCCGTCCCGCCTGAGCTGCCACCGCCACCCCGCGCAAAGGCTGAGACTGGTACCGACACAGGTTCCGACACCACTGGACACGTCACAGACATAGCCGGAGGCCGCCATGCTCGACGAGTCGCTCCTCGACGCACCTGACGATCTGGCCCGCGCCGACCGGCGCGGCCTGCTCCGCGGCGCCGCCGAGGCCGGGGCCCGGGTGCGCACCGCGGCCCGGCACGCGCTCGAGGCGGGCCTCGGGGACCTGCGCCCCGACGGCCGCCCCCGCGCCGTCCTCATCGCCGGGCCCGGCACCGCCGCCACCGGAGTCGCCGACCTGCTCGGAGCGCTCGCCGGAGCCTCCGCGCCCGTCATCCGGCTGCACCCCACCGGCGTCGCACACGCCTCCGGCGCGCTGCGCTGGACCCTGCCCGGCTGGGCCGGCCCCGTCGACCTGCTGCTCATCGCCACCACCGACGGCACCGAGCCCGGCCTCGCCCTGCTCGCCGAGCAGGCCTACCGGCGCGGCTCCACCGTCGTCGCCGTCGCCCCCGAACG harbors:
- a CDS encoding DUF3499 domain-containing protein; this encodes MSLVRRCSRTACGRPAVATLTYVYADSTAVLGPLATYAEPHCYDLCAEHSERLTAPRGWDVVRLTDGSAPSRPTGDDLEALANAVREAARPPERAAGAGGGAGQGGHTGGETRRGHLRVLRSPDS
- a CDS encoding phosphomannomutase/phosphoglucomutase — encoded protein: MATDLSNIVKAYDVRGVVPDEWDEPLAELFGAAFVEVTGATAIVIGHDMRPSSPGLSTAFARGAAARGVDVTLIGLCSTDQLYYASGKLDLPGAMFTASHNPARYNGIKLCRAGAAPVGQDTGLSAVRELVERWSDEGAPEIPAGTVPGTVTEQDSLPGYAAHLKGLVDLAAIRPLKVVVDAGNGMGGHTVPTVFEGLPLDLVSMYFELDGTFPNHEANPLDPKNIVDLQARVKAEGADLGIAFDGDADRCFIVDERGEGVSPSAITALVAARELARNGGTGTVIHNLITSWSVPEVVRENGGTPVRTRVGHSFIKEEMAKSGAIFGGEHSAHYYFKDFWNADTGMLAALHVLAALGGQDGPLSELVSSYDRYAGSGEINSTVADQAGRLAAVKAAYGSAPGVTLDELDGLTATAADWWFNLRASNTEPLLRLNVEARDTATLEKVRDEVLALVRA
- a CDS encoding Trm112 family protein is translated as MPLEAGLLEILACPACHSPLEDKSADEQTPELICTGGKDCGLAYPVRDGIPVLLVDEARRPA
- a CDS encoding metallopeptidase family protein, which produces MRGPVAPPQVPLSASRSELFGDLVRDSVERLERRWPQLAEVEFLVGDVPGPPGGADAGWNDEAVPLGALVEAAGGRAARIVVFRRPVEIRTKSRDEKARLVHEIVVEQVAELLGLSPETVDPRYGQD
- a CDS encoding DUF5719 family protein produces the protein MKQRVPLTLAAVTAALAAVTGLAALTAPAAGRAAAAAPAGGEAARMPVERSLLVCPAPSTSDIAETVYTAFTPGAAAAGGKGSARLLGATKDAKPVLELKEPGKPLGAKASGAEAPALTGTADGFLAPGWSAQQTTVVSVGRTRGVLGVGCTAPGTDFWFPGVSTAKGREDYVHVTNPDDTAAVVDIKLFGPDGAVKTEAGTSENIRIDPKSSKAIALSSLAPGAQIADVTAHVTTRAGRVGATAQAGEEGVGADWLPASVDPSGTLVLPGIPADATSVRLVAFAPGEEDADLKVRLAGPGGSISPAGNEQLHVKAGMTASADLKDVTRGEAGSLVLSPADGKQAVPVVAAVRIVRGSGAKQDIGFVQAAAPVGTRATVPDNRADENATVLSLTAASGADAKVKVTASPGTEGGEPASQEVTVKAGTTQNITLAPAGGKGAYALTVETLSGGPVHAARTLTLPRDGIPMFTVQTLSDDRSTVSVPRATQDLSVLTD